From one Oncorhynchus clarkii lewisi isolate Uvic-CL-2024 chromosome 6, UVic_Ocla_1.0, whole genome shotgun sequence genomic stretch:
- the LOC139411384 gene encoding protein CBFA2T3-like isoform X6, with translation MPDSPADVKTQPRLTPPTMPPPPPAVSQAPNRNASFTPTTSRSMLNGSSHSSHSPTSLNGAPSTPNGFSNGPAMSSTASLSNQQLPPACGARQLCKLKRFLTTLQQFGNDISPEIGERVRSLVLGLVNSTLTIEEFHSKLQEATNFPLRPFVIPFLKANLPLLQRELLHCARMAKQTPAQYLAQHEQLLLDANASSPLDSSEIMMEINEHGKRRTPDRTKDSERDGHHPEHLAKRPCTISPSQRFSPSTGLPAHPPPNGLPTHPPNGLSHPNPPAPQHYRLEDMALAHHYRDAYRHTAEHREARDRHRQTAVHGARQEEVIDHRLTDREWAEEWKHLDNVRVAGLLNCIMDMVEKTRRSLTVLRRCQEADREEMNHWIRRYSDVEDMKKGGSNGQPRPPPPPLPLPPHNSSSNTPNNVETQQPIEIHRDFLHRPASGYLPEEIWRKAGATSIPLSPALKQLQNKQEEAVNEVKRQAMSELQKAVSDAERKAHEMISAERSKMERALAEARKQASEDALTVINQQEDSSESCWNCGRKASETCSGCNTARYCGSFCQHKDWEKHHHVCGQGLQGLPGGSSVPLGTPSSSAPPTHSESTPPGPLSLPGQTSGGGGGSLSGSPKEASSSSASRSTTPATPALLDATSR, from the exons tgctGAACGGGAGCAGTCACTCAAGTCACTCGCCCACGTCGCTCAACGGGGCGCCCTCTACACCCAACGGCTTCAGCAACGGCCCCGCCATGTCGTCCACCGCCTCCCTGTCCAATCAGCAGCTGCCGCCGGCCTGCGGCGCCCGCCAGCTCTGCAAGCTCAAGCGCTTCCTCACCACGCTGCAGCAGTTCGGCAACGACATCTCGCCCGAGATCGGAGAGCGGGTCCGCAGTCTGGTGCTGGGCCTGGTG AATTCCACCCTGACCATAGAAGAGTTCCACTCCAAACTCCAGGAGGCTACCAACTTCCCGCTGCGTCCCTTTGTCATTCCGTTCCTCAAG GCGAACCTGCCCCTGCTTCAGAGGGAGCTCCTCCACTGTGCACGGATGGCCAAGCAGACTCCCGCCCAGTATCTGGCCCAGCATGAGCAGCTGCTGCTGGACGCCAACGCCAGCTCGCCCCTGGACTCCTCTGAGATCATGATGGAGATCAACGAGCATGGCAAGAGGAGGACCCCCGACAG GACCAAAGACTCGGAGAGAGACGGGCACCACCCGGAGCACCTGGCCAAGCGACCCTGCACCATCAGCCCCAGCCAGCGCTTCAGCCCCAGCACTGGCCTGCCAGCCCACCCGCCCCCCAACGGCCTGCCCACGCACCCCCCCAACGGCCTGTCTCACCCCAACCCCCCTGCCCCCCAACACTACCGTCTGGAGGACATGGCTCTGGCCCACCACTACCGCGATGCCTACCGCCACACAGCAGAGCACCGCGAGGCTCGGGACAGGCACCGGCAGacag cCGTGCATGGAGCACGCCAGGAGGAAGTGATCGATCACCGCCTGACAGATCGGGAGTGGGCCGAGGAGTGGAAGCACCTCGATAATGTACGTGTTGCTGGG CTGCTCAACTGCATCATGGACATGGTGGAGAAGACACGGCGGTCTCTCACGGTGCTGCGGCGTTGCCAGGAAGCCGACCGCGAGGAGATGAACCACTGGATCCGGCGCTACAGCGACGTGGAAGATATGAAAAAAGGTGGGAGCAACGGCCAGCcacgccctcctcctcctcctctacctctacctcctcaCAACTCCTCCTCCAACACTCCTAACAACGTCGAGACACAGCAGCCCATAG AGATTCATAGGGACTTCCTGCACAGACCTGCGTCTGGCTACCTACCTGAGGAGATCTGGAGGAAAGCTG GTGCTACAAGTATCCCACTCTCCCCAGCACTGAAGCAACTCCAAAACAAGCAGG agGAGGCAGTGAACGAGGTGAAGAGGCAGGCCATGTCGGAGCTACAGAAGGCTGTGTCGGACGCTGAGAGGAAGGCCCATGAGATGATCTCCGCTGAGAGGTCCAAGATGGAGAGGGCGCTGGCCGAGGCCAGGAAACAGGCCTCTGAGGATGCACTGACCGTCATCAACCAGCAGGAGGACTCCAGCGAA AGCTGCTGGAACTGTGGACGCAAGGCCAGTGAGACGTGCAGCGGCTGCAACACGGCACGCTACTGCGGCTCCTTCTGCCAGCACAAAGACTGGGAGAAGCACCACCACGTCTGTGGCCAGGGTCTACAGGGCCTCCCCGGGGGCAGTAGTGTTCCTCTGGGCACCCCCTCCTCCAGCGCACCCCCTACACACTCAGAGAGCACCCCCCCTGGTCCACTCTCCCTGCCCGGCCAGACCAGCGGTGGTGGGGGAGGCAGTCTCTCCGGGAGTCCTAAGGAGGCTAGCTCCAGCAGTGCCTCACGCTCCACCACCCCAGCGACCCCTGCACTGCTGGACGCCACCTCTCGCTGA